Proteins from a single region of Aythya fuligula isolate bAytFul2 chromosome 3, bAytFul2.pri, whole genome shotgun sequence:
- the GABRR2 gene encoding gamma-aminobutyric acid receptor subunit rho-2: MPYFTKLLLLIFCLVLLVESRKHRRRRWTSQLEVQKASHIYKKNHDVTKTRKGKTEQLLRVDDHDFTMRPAFGGPAIPVGVDVQVESLDSISEVDMDFTMTLYLRHYWKDERLSFPSTTNKSMTFDGRLVKKIWVPDVFFVHSKRSFIHDTTTDNIMLRVFPDGHVLYSMRITVTAMCNMDFSRFPLDSQTCSLELESYAYTDEDLMLYWKNGNESLKTDEKISLSQFLIQKFHTTSRLAFYSSTGWYNRLYINFTLRRHIFFFLLQTYFPATLMVMLSWVSFWIDRRAVPARVSLGITTVLTMSTIITGVNASMPRVSYIKAVDIYLWVSFVFVFLSVLEYAAVNYLTTVQERKERKLREKFPCTCGIPHSKTMMLDGNYSESDANSLAGYTRSQMVPEEEKQEKMVVHLAMSNASNSSRKRGLKGHVGLRIIQNTHAIDKYSRLIFPGTYIFFNLIYWSVFS, from the exons ATGCCTTATTTCACAAAGCTCCTTTTATTGATCTTCTGCTTGGTTCTTCTtgtggaaagcagaaagcacaggaggaggaggtggacaAGCCAGCTGGAGGTGCAGAAAGCCAG CCACATCTACAAGAAGAACCACGACGTGACCAAAACTCGGAAAGGGAAGACAGAGCAGCTTCTCAGAGTCGATGACCATGACTTCACCATGCGGCCGGCCTTTGGAG GCCCTGCAATTCCTGTTGGGGTGGATGTGCAAGTTGAAAGTTTGGACAGTATTTCTGAGGTTGACATG GACTTCACCATGACTCTGTACCTGAGGCACTACTGGAAGGACGAGCGCCTCTCATTCCCCAGCACCACCAACAAGAGCATGACCTTCGACGGCAGGCTGGTGAAGAAGATCTGGGTCCCAGACGTCTTCTTCGTGCACTCCAAAAGGTCCTTCATTCACGACACGACCACAGACAACATCATGCTGCGAGTCTTCCCCGACGGGCACGTCCTCTACAGCATGAG GATCACAGTGACAGCCATGTGCAACATGGACTTCAGCCGCTTCCCCCTGGACTCTCAGACGTGTTCTCTGGAGCTGGAAAGCT aTGCTTACACTGATGAAGATCTGATGCTGTATTGGAAAAATGGGAATGAATCTCTGAAAACGGATGAGAAGATTTCTTTGTCTCAGTTTTTGATACAAAAATTCCACACCACATCAAGACTAGCTTTCTACAGTAGCACAG GATGGTACAATCGCCTCTACATCAACTTCACGTTACGCCGACacatcttcttcttcttgctcCAGACCTACTTCCCTGCCACTCTGATGGTCATGTTGTCCTGGGTGTCCTTCTGGATTGACCGCCGAGCAGTACCTGCCAGAGTCTCTTTGG GGATCACCACCGTGTTGACCATGTCCACGATCATCACGGGGGTGAACGCCTCCATGCCCCGTGTTTCCTACATCAAGGCAGTGGACATTTACCTGTGGGtcagttttgtgtttgtcttcctCTCGGTGCTGGAATATGCGGCCGTGAATTACCTGACCACTGTGCAAGAGCGGAAGGAGAGGAAGCTCCGGGAAAAG TTTCCATGTACATGTGGAATACCTCATTCAAAAACTATGATGCTGGATGGAAACTACAGTGAATCTGATGCCAACAGCCTGGCAGGATATACAAGAAGCCAGATGgtcccagaggaagaaaaacaagaaaagatggTTGTGCACTTAGCCATGAGCAACGCATCTAATTCATCAAGGAAGAGAGGCCTGAAGGGCCATGTGGGCTTACGCATCATCCAGAACACTCATGCAATTGATAAATACTCCAGATTAATATTTCCAGGcacctatatattttttaatttgatataTTGGTCTGTCTTTAGCTAG